Below is a window of Flavobacterium cyclinae DNA.
AGATGATATTGAAACCACTTTTACCGATGCTGTTTTAGTTAATGATAAAATTTATTTCTTGGCTTGCGCCGAAAACACGGAATCTACTTATGAAGATGGCGAAGTTTTAGGAACCATTCTAGGTATTATGCATGCACCAACTTTTGAAATTATTGATGTGAAATTGTTATCGGAACATCAGAAATTTGAAGGCATTACATTTTACAAGGAATCAGAAATTGAAATTGAGTTTTTATTGTGTGAAGACAATGATACAGAAAGTTTAGAAGCTGAAATTTATAAGTTAACGTTGAAGAAATAATTTTTTTCACTTCCTTCCCAACCTTTTACCAACTTTTCTGCTCTATATAAAAAAGCGAAGTCAAGAGCAAGGTCAAAATCAAGAACAAGTTCAATTTCAAAAGCAAAAAAAATTGAACATTGAAGTTGAAATTGAACTTGATTTTTGAAAATAAAAACATTTTTATGGATGTAAAACACATACAAGGCTGCCGAAAACAACACCGCGAAGCGCAACGCATGGTGTATGAAATTATGGCACCAAAACTCTATCGTTTGTGCAAACGGTATTTAAAAAAGGAGGAAGAAATAGAAGAAGTATTGGCCGATGCTTTTTTTACCATATTCACAAAAATTGAACAGCTGAAAGAGGATTTGGCATTTGAAGCTTGGGCACGAAAAATAACGGTGAACAACTGTCTGTTACAAATAAAAAAGAACATCAACTTTAATTTGTATTTAGAAGACGTGAGTTACAATTCGCAACCCTTAGCTGATGAAGTCACCGATTTAGAAGAAGAAGATTTACTCAATTTACTTCAATACATACCCGATGGCTGCCAAACGATTTTTAATTTGTTTGTGATTGAAGGTTATTCGCACAAAGAAATTGCCGAACAATTGGGAATAAGTGAAGGAACATCGAAATCGCAATTAAATGCGGCGAAAAGTAAATTAAAGGAATTGGTAAGAACTTTCTATTATCAAAAAGCAAAATAGTCATGGGAACAGAAGAAAAATTATATAAAAAAATGCAAAAGGCTGCAGAAAACGCAGAGCAAAAAGACTTTCCAGGTATGGAGAAGATTTGGGCACGTGTAGAAGACAAGCTAGAAACACAAACCTTAAAAAAAGAGAAACATTTGTGGAAAAAAATAGCGGTTGCAGCTTCAATTGTATTGGTAGGAACCTTAACTTTTTTCTTACTACAAGAAAGAGAAAATGTTATAATTCCTGAAAACACGATCACTACAATAGATTCATCAAAAAACAATATTCCAACACCAGAATCCACTAGTAGTTATGTAATAACAAACCCCGAAATTAAAAAAGACGCTGAACAAATTTTACAACAACAAATCGTGATCCAAAACAACATTGTAATTAACGACACCATAAATTACAAATCAAAAAAAGAAGTTGTAGTTGGTTCACCAATTGCCGTGGAAGAAGTACAAGAAATGGCAAAAACGAGTTTGGTTCCTTCGTATCAGAATAATATTTCGAATTCGGCTTCGATAAACAATATGGGGTATTTAGCAAAAGGAAAACAATACGATTTTAAAATGAATTTGGCAGATACAACTCAGGATAAAGATAAAAAAGCAGCAAATGATGATTTACTACTTATTAATGTTGAATTGAGTAAAAAATCGCTTTCCAACCTCAATCCAGATGAAATAGAGTCTATTGTTGAACTAAAGGAACCAATTTATTTTATTAATGGTGTTGAATATTCGGAAGCATCATTATTTGGAGAAAATCCAACGAGTCCGTATGCGCCATTATCTAAACAAAAAATTGAAAAAATTGAAGTCATTCAACCTGTAGATGCTGTAAAAATATATGGTAAAAAAGGTGAAAAAGGAGTGGTTATTATTTTGATTAAGAAATAACATAGTTAAATTCAAAGTCAAGAGCAAATTCAAGAACAAGTTCAATATCAAATTCAAAAATCAAAACATAAAAATGAAAAAATTAAAATTCACACTAACAATTGTTATACTATTTTTAGTAAATATCACTTTTAGTCAAGATAAGAATGTAAAAATTGTTTCCAAAAAAAACGATCCATTAATTGTTGTAAACGATTCCATCTTAAAATATGAAGTTATGGCATATTTAAATCCTAATGATATAGCATCAGTAATGGTTTGGAAAGATGAAAAAGCGATTGAATTGTATGGTGACAAAGGAAAATTTGGTGTAATTGCAATAACCACTAAAAACATTTCTAAAAGAAAACTTAGAAAAATTTTTAAAGAATTTAAAGATGAATTTTAAACATTTGGATAAATGCTCTAAATGAAACTTAGATAAAAAATCCTGCAATATTTTAAGTCTATATTGCAGGATTTTAAATATTAAGATATTTTCAAACTAAAGTTGAAAACTGAGACTGAGACTGAAAACGCAACACTATTTCTCAATCTCTTTCAACGATTCCATTTTCTTGTGTGCTAAGAAACCTTTGATATCTTCAAAATGTTCTTTAACGCGTTTGTGTCCGAATTCAAATACTTTTTCGGCCAAACCATCAAGGAAATCACGGTCGTGTGAAACTAAAATTAATGTTCCGTCAAAATCACGTAATGCATCTTTGATGATGTCTTTTGTTTTCATATCTAAGTGATTTGTTGGCTCATCCAGAATTAAAACGTTTACCGGTTCTAACAACAATTTAATCATCGCTAAACGTGTTTTTTCTCCCCCAGAAAGCACTTTTACTTTCTTTTGAATATCGTCGCCTTTAAACATGAAAGCGCCCAACATATCTTTAATTTTCGTACGAATATCGCCAACCGCAATTCGATCAATTGTATCAAAAACGGTTAATTCTCCATCTAATAGAGCGGCTTGATTTTGAGCAAAATACCCAATTTGAGCATTGTGACCAATTTCAACTTTTCCTCCTTCGTATTCAATTTCGCCCATAATGGCCTTAATCATAGTTGATTTCCCTTCTCCATTTTTTCCTACAAAAGCCACTTTTTGTCCTCTTTCAATAACCAAATTAGCATTATTAAACACTACATGATCACCATATTTTTTGGTTAACTCTGATACAACAACAGGATATTGTCCTGAACGTGGTGAAGGTGGAAATTTCAATTTTAATGCCGAAGTATCTACTTCATCTACTTCAACTAGAACTAATTTTTCTAACATTCTAACACGCGATTGCACTTGCTCAGTCTTAGAATACGTTCCTTTGAATCGTTCAATAAAAGCTTGATTTTCCGCAATAAATTTCTGTTGCTCATCGTACGCTTTTTGTTGGTGAATTCTTCTATCTTGACGTAAAACCAAATAATCTGAATATTTCGCTTTGTAATCGTAAATTCTTCCCATTGTAACTTCAATGGTACGATTGGTAATATTATCTACAAACGCTCTATCGTGCGAAATAACCATAACCGCTTTAGCCTGATTCATTAAGAATTCTTCTAACCATTGAATACTCTCCATATCTAAGTGATTCGTTGGCTCATCTAAAAGAATCAAATCAGGTTTTTTCAATAGGATTTTGGCTAACTCAATACGCATTCTCCAACCTCCAGAAAACTCAGATGTTAATCGAGTGAAATCTTCTCTTTCAAAACCCAAACCTTTTAATACTTTTTCAACCTCTGCTTCATAATTTACTTCTTCAATCGAATAAAATTTTTCAGATAATTCCGAAACGCGTTCGATTAACTTCATGTAGTCATCACTTTCATAATCAGTACGAACGGTTAATTGCTCATTGATATCATCAATTTCTTTTTTCATATTTAAAACTTCAGAAAAAGCTTTTGAAGTTTCTTCCATAACCGTACAATTATCTGAAGTAAGTAAATGCTGAGGTAAATAAGCAATTACAGCATCACTAGGTGCCGAAATTCCACCTCGTGTAGGTTTATTAGCTCCAGCTACAATCTTTAGTAAGGTTGATTTTCCAGCACCATTTTTACCCATTAGGGCAATTTTATCATTTTCATTAATAGCAAAAGTAATATCACTAAATAGGGTTGTTCCACCAAATTCTACGGCAATGTCGTTAACTGTAATCATTTTTTTAAGTAAAAAGTTATAAGTAAAAAGCTAAAAGGCATTTACTGAAATTTTTGAAGGTGCAAAGATAATTTAATTGAATCATTTTAAATTAAAACTTTAGAACTAATTTGTTAATGAAATATTTTATATATTTTTGATAAACAAAAAACAAACAAATGAAAAAAAGCTACATTCTACTTTCTTTAATTTTATTAAGCAATTTTATTTTTTCAAAAAGTAATTCATTAGTTCCACCAACAGTAACAGCAACTTTTACATCATCAATTTGTGATGGGTCAGTAACTGATATTGTCCTAAATAGTGATACGCCTAACACTACTTATACATGGGCTGCCACCACCAATAATATAAGTAATTCCTTTTTACCTTTTGGAAATGAAACAAATATCAATCAAACAGTAAATCTAGCAAACTCACAATTGAATGGTAATATAATATTATCAATAACACCGAGAGCAAATGGAGAAGATGGAAATCCAATAAATATTATGATTACAGTAAATCCTATACCTGTAGCAATACCATCTCCAAATCTATCTATTTGTAGTAATGAATTCGCAGATCTTTATCTTGCTTCAACATTATCTGGAACTTATTTCACTTGGACTTCAACTTCTACTAATTTAACTGGTGCTTCATCTGGGACAGGATTGTCGATTAATGACTTTTTAGCAGTAATTGACAACACAATGATTGGTACTGCTATATATTATGTAACCCCTGTTAGAGGTGTTTGTCAAGGAAGCCCAATTACTTTAACTGTATATGTAAATCCTTCGCCCAATACAGGACTAGATGGTGATATTTCGGCAAGTGAAACTTCAACTACACCCATTGATCTATTTTCAATAATTTCAGGAGAAGAAGCTGGAGGAACATGGACAAGAACAGTTGGAACCGGAGGAACTTTTGATGCTATAGGAGGAACATTTACTCCTGAAGCCGGAGCCTCAAATAGTTCATTTAAATATGAATTAATAGATGACAATACAGGCTGCTATAGCTTTTCTACAGCTACAGTAAATATTGACATAGTTCCTATTGGAATTGCAAATACAACTAATCAAACTATTAATAATAATGATTTTTCTAATATTGTATTATCAAGTAGTAATGTATCAAATTCAAATTTTACTTGGACATTTACAGCAAACAATATTAGCGGAGCTTCAAATGGATCAGGAACTACTATTGCACAACAACTTTCTTTAATAGATGTTAACGCAAATGGTTATGTAGATTATACAATTACACCTATAAACAATACTGCTATTGGGAATACTTTTAGTGCTAGGGTAAATGTCCAATCTACTCTAAATTCTGAAACTTTTATAATTGATAATTTTAAATTAATTCCAAATCCTGTTATAGATAATTTAAATATTGAAAGTGATAATCAAATTAGAAATATCAGAATTTACAATCAATTAGGACAAATAATATTTTCAAACGAAATAAATAACAATAAAAGAACTCTAGATTTATCGAATCTAAGTTCGGGTATTTACACTATTTTTATTGAAACGAACGCGCGAACTTTAAATAAAAAGATTATAAAACAATAAAACATAAAACTCCTGAATCTCTAGGAGTTTTTTTATGTCAAATTCACAAAATATAGTTAAGTTTTGGTGTTAGCAGTAAAATAAATTATTTTTACGTTTTAAATTTCACAATAATGAAAATCAAAACCATACTATTATTTTCAGCAATTACTTCTGCTATAACAATTAACGCACAAGACAAAACCAATATGAATCCGTTTTTTGAAACGTACACAACACCTTATCAAGTTCCGCCTTTTCATTTGATAAAAAATGAACATTTTAAACCCGCAATTTTAGAAGGAATAAAAAAACAAGAAGCAGAAATCAAAGCAATCGTTTCTAACAAAGAAAAACCTACGTTTGAAAACACGATTTTAGCTATGGAAAACTCAGGTAAACTTTTATCTAAAGTATCCACTGTTTTTTATAATCTTAATAGCGCTAATACCAACGAAGAAATTCAAGCTATTGCTAAAGAATTGGCACCAAGATTATCGGCTCATAATGATAATATCAATTTAAATCCTGAATTATTCCAACGAGTAAAAACGGTTTGGGACAATCAGGCCAACCTAAATTTGAACAAAGAGCAAAGCAAAATATTAGAAAACTTATATAAAAACTTTGTTCGAAGTGGTGCAAATTTATCAGAAGAAAACAAAAAAAGACTAAGAGAAATTAACGCTGAAATGGCGGTAGCTACTCTTAAATATGGCCAAAATATATTAGCCGAAACGAATGCATATGAATTGGTTATTTCAGATAAAAAAGATTTAGAAGGATTACCAAATGAGCTTATTGAAGCAGCATCATCTGAAGCAAAATCAAGAGGTAAAGAAGGTAAATGGGTTTTTACATTATCAAATTCTAGCGTGATGCCATTTCTTCAGTACAGTTCAAACAGAAAGTTGCGTAAGGAAATTTGGAATGCCTATCAAATGCGTGCAAATCAGAATAACGACAAAGACAATAAAGAATTGGCAATTACAATTGCAAATTTAAGAGGTGAAAGAGCTCGTTTGTTAGGATATAATACACATGCTGATTATGTTTTAGAAAAATCAATGGCTAAAAATCCAGAAACGGCAACTAAATTGTTAATGGATTTATGGACACCTGCTTTAAATATGGCAAAACAAGAAGCTGATGATATTAAAAAAATGATGGTAAAAGACGGCATAAAAGGTAATGTTGAACCTTATGATTGGAGATATTATGCTGAGAAAATTCGCAAAGAACGATTTGATTTAAACGAACAAGAAATGAAACCTTACTTTAGTTTAGATAGAACTAGAGAAGGTATTTTTACCGTTTGTAAAAATTTATATGGTTTACAATTTAATCCTTTAAAAGAAGTACCCACCTATCATGAAGATGTAACGGTGTGGGAAGTAAAGGATACTTTCGAAAATCTTATTGGAATTTTATATATGGATTTTCACCCAAGAGCTTCTAAACGAGGTGGTGCTTGGATGACTTCTTACCGAACTCAAAAAATGGAAAATGGAAAACGTGTTGTTCCAATTGTTTCTATTGTTTGTAATTTTACTAAACCTACTGAAAATGCTCCTGCTTTACTAACTTTTGATGAAGTAAGTACCTTTTTTCATGAATTTGGACACGCTTTACATGGATTATTATCAAATGTGACTTATGAAAGTTTAGCTGGAACAAATGTTCCAAGAGATTTTGTAGAATTACCGTCGCAAATTATGGAAAACTGGGCAGCTGAACCTGAAGTTTTAAAAATGTATGCAAAACACTATAAAACAGGTGAAGTAATCCCGGATGCAATGATTGAAAAAATGCAAAAAGCAGGAACTTTTGATCAAGGATTTGCAACTACAGAATATTTAGCTGCTGCATTATTAGATATGGATTATCACACTCAAAAAATAATGATTAAAGTTGATTCTGAAACTTTTGAAAACGAATCCATGAAAAAAATTGGATTAACCAATGAAATCATTCCAAGATATAGAAGTACGTATTTCAATCATATTTTTGCAGGTGGATATTCTGCTGGCTATTACAGTTATATATGGTCAGGAGTTTTAGATACTGATGCTTTTGAAGTATTTAAATTGAATGGATTATTCAATCAAGATTATGCTAAATCATTCCGAACCAATATTTTAGAAAAAGGAGGAACAGAAGAGCCTATGGTGCTTTACAAAAACTTCAGAGGTGATGCTCCAAGCGTAAAACCTTTATTACGAAAAAGAGGTTTAGATCAAGTAAAATAATTACAAAAAACGCCTGAAGTTATTCAGGCGTTTTTTTTATTCTTCCATTTCAAAGAAAAGGGGTTCAATCATAATTTTGTCGGCTAAAATTTCTACACGCTCAGTAATTTGTGAACAGAAAAACAGTCGTTGTGTTTTTTCTGCACTCATTGAAAGTCGCAAAATAATAGCATCTTCTCGTTTACGTAACATTTCATCTACATCGTCAACCACAAACATTTTAATAGTCGTCATATTAAATCCTGCCGATGAAAACATTTCGTTGATTCGAATAGGCGTTCCAATCAACACATCCATCCCAACAGAAATTTGATTTTTATCATAATCGATATCGCCTTTTTCATGAACTCCTATAACTCTCAAACGATTATAATGATTCAACCTCTTAAACATTTCAACAGCTTCGAGTACTTTTTCCTTATCTTGAACTAAAATTAAGGCACGAGTACTTTCTCCAACCGGCTTATCCATTTTCTGAATTACATTCATTAAAATAGTAGTGGTTTTTCCAGAACCATTAGGCGCCTGAATTACTGCATCTACTCCACTTTTGATAGTTGAAAAAGTCTCTTGTTGCAACTCATTAGCTTCGATAAAATCGTTTTCTATAAGTGCTTTCTGAAGGCTGGGATTTATTTTTTTTAATTGCATTGTTTTTAATGGTAATGGGGTAAATGGTAAATGGAAATAGGTACCTTTTACCCATCACCTTTCACCTTTTACCAAATTTATTTACTTGCAAACAGTTTTACATCTTGTTCTGAAATTTCGTTTCCGCCTAAAATAATCAAGCGTTCTACTACATTTCGAAGCTCACGGATGTTTCCTGTCCAGTCGTATTCTTGTAACAATTTGATAGCTGATTTTGAGAACGATTTTGGTGAAGTCCCCTGTTCCGAAGCGATCTTTGCAGCAAAATGCTCAATCAATTCTGGAATATCTTCTCTTCTATCATTCAAAGCAGGAACTTTAATTAAAATTACTGCTAATCTGTGATACAAATCTTCTCTAAATCTTCCTTCTTCGATTTCTTTTTTCAAATCTTTATTCGTAGCCGCCACAACACGAACATTGACTTTTATATCTTTGTCTGCTCCTACTCTTTGAATTAAATTCTCCTGTAAAGCACGTAAAACTTTGGCTTGAGCTGGTAAACTCATATCTCCAATTTCATCTAAGAAAATCGTTCCGCCATCGGCAGCTTCAAATTTTCCAGCTCTATCTTTTACAGCAGAAGTAAATGCACCTTTTACATGACCAAACAACTCACTTTCAATTAATTCCGATGGAATTGCCGCACAATTCACTTCGATAATGGGAGCAGCGGAGCGTTCACTTTTTTCATGTAATTGATGTGCAACTAATTCTTTTCCGGTTCCGTTTGGACCAGTGATTAAAACTCGGGCATCTGTTGGAGCTACTTTATCTATCATGGTTTTAATATGATTTATAGCTTCACTATTCCCTATCATTTCGTAGTTTTTAGAAACTTTCTTTTTCAAGATTTTGTTCTCTACTACTAATTGTTTTTTATCTAATGCATTTCGAACCGTATTTAACAAACGGTTCAAATCGGGTGGTTTTGAAATGTAATCAAAAGCTCCTAAACGCATTGTGTTAATAGCTGTCTCCAAATCACCATGACCAGAAATCATCACCATAGGAATTTCGGGTTTTATTTTTTTAACAGCTTCTAATACTTCAACACCATCCATTTTTGGCATTTTGATATCACAAAGAATCAAGTCATAATCTTCATTTTTAACTTTTTCTACTCCTTGTAAACCATCTTCAGCTTCTTCAACTTTATACGAATCATTTTCTTCGGAAAGTATTTTTACTAATACTCTTCGAATTGCTGCTTCGTCTTCTATAACTAATATTTTAGGCATTTATAAATTTTAAAAAATGATTAATGATGTAGCCAATAAAAACAAAATTCCTGCAATTTGAATTAAAGCTGCACGTTTAAATTGCTTTATATACTCATGTGGAAATTCATTTTGTTTAAGTTTGTTTACTCTTGTTATGAAGTTGTAAATAATAACAGAAATCAAAAACGAAAATAAAACTCCTAAAAGAATTTTATAAGATATTGTTGTATATCTAATTGCCACAAAGTAAATCGCTAGAATAAGTATGATAAACAAACTTTTATATTTGTTTTCGTTTTGAAAAACATTCATTAAAAGCACTTTTTTTTCATCATCTAATAATGAAAGAGCTTTTTGTATTATTGTTTTTGAATACCAAAAACTTAACAACATCAATAATAAACCTACAAAATATAATTCCATTTACTTAAATCAATTAATACTTCAACCATTTAAACAATTCTTTCCAACTTGGTTTTTTACCGTACATTAAAATACCTACTCGGTAGATTTTTGCAGCAAACCAGACTACAAAGATAAACGTTCCATACAATAAAACTACTGATAGTGCTAATTGCCACA
It encodes the following:
- a CDS encoding RNA polymerase sigma factor, which codes for MDVKHIQGCRKQHREAQRMVYEIMAPKLYRLCKRYLKKEEEIEEVLADAFFTIFTKIEQLKEDLAFEAWARKITVNNCLLQIKKNINFNLYLEDVSYNSQPLADEVTDLEEEDLLNLLQYIPDGCQTIFNLFVIEGYSHKEIAEQLGISEGTSKSQLNAAKSKLKELVRTFYYQKAK
- a CDS encoding ABC-F family ATP-binding cassette domain-containing protein, whose translation is MITVNDIAVEFGGTTLFSDITFAINENDKIALMGKNGAGKSTLLKIVAGANKPTRGGISAPSDAVIAYLPQHLLTSDNCTVMEETSKAFSEVLNMKKEIDDINEQLTVRTDYESDDYMKLIERVSELSEKFYSIEEVNYEAEVEKVLKGLGFEREDFTRLTSEFSGGWRMRIELAKILLKKPDLILLDEPTNHLDMESIQWLEEFLMNQAKAVMVISHDRAFVDNITNRTIEVTMGRIYDYKAKYSDYLVLRQDRRIHQQKAYDEQQKFIAENQAFIERFKGTYSKTEQVQSRVRMLEKLVLVEVDEVDTSALKLKFPPSPRSGQYPVVVSELTKKYGDHVVFNNANLVIERGQKVAFVGKNGEGKSTMIKAIMGEIEYEGGKVEIGHNAQIGYFAQNQAALLDGELTVFDTIDRIAVGDIRTKIKDMLGAFMFKGDDIQKKVKVLSGGEKTRLAMIKLLLEPVNVLILDEPTNHLDMKTKDIIKDALRDFDGTLILVSHDRDFLDGLAEKVFEFGHKRVKEHFEDIKGFLAHKKMESLKEIEK
- a CDS encoding T9SS type A sorting domain-containing protein → MKKSYILLSLILLSNFIFSKSNSLVPPTVTATFTSSICDGSVTDIVLNSDTPNTTYTWAATTNNISNSFLPFGNETNINQTVNLANSQLNGNIILSITPRANGEDGNPINIMITVNPIPVAIPSPNLSICSNEFADLYLASTLSGTYFTWTSTSTNLTGASSGTGLSINDFLAVIDNTMIGTAIYYVTPVRGVCQGSPITLTVYVNPSPNTGLDGDISASETSTTPIDLFSIISGEEAGGTWTRTVGTGGTFDAIGGTFTPEAGASNSSFKYELIDDNTGCYSFSTATVNIDIVPIGIANTTNQTINNNDFSNIVLSSSNVSNSNFTWTFTANNISGASNGSGTTIAQQLSLIDVNANGYVDYTITPINNTAIGNTFSARVNVQSTLNSETFIIDNFKLIPNPVIDNLNIESDNQIRNIRIYNQLGQIIFSNEINNNKRTLDLSNLSSGIYTIFIETNARTLNKKIIKQ
- a CDS encoding M3 family metallopeptidase gives rise to the protein MKIKTILLFSAITSAITINAQDKTNMNPFFETYTTPYQVPPFHLIKNEHFKPAILEGIKKQEAEIKAIVSNKEKPTFENTILAMENSGKLLSKVSTVFYNLNSANTNEEIQAIAKELAPRLSAHNDNINLNPELFQRVKTVWDNQANLNLNKEQSKILENLYKNFVRSGANLSEENKKRLREINAEMAVATLKYGQNILAETNAYELVISDKKDLEGLPNELIEAASSEAKSRGKEGKWVFTLSNSSVMPFLQYSSNRKLRKEIWNAYQMRANQNNDKDNKELAITIANLRGERARLLGYNTHADYVLEKSMAKNPETATKLLMDLWTPALNMAKQEADDIKKMMVKDGIKGNVEPYDWRYYAEKIRKERFDLNEQEMKPYFSLDRTREGIFTVCKNLYGLQFNPLKEVPTYHEDVTVWEVKDTFENLIGILYMDFHPRASKRGGAWMTSYRTQKMENGKRVVPIVSIVCNFTKPTENAPALLTFDEVSTFFHEFGHALHGLLSNVTYESLAGTNVPRDFVELPSQIMENWAAEPEVLKMYAKHYKTGEVIPDAMIEKMQKAGTFDQGFATTEYLAAALLDMDYHTQKIMIKVDSETFENESMKKIGLTNEIIPRYRSTYFNHIFAGGYSAGYYSYIWSGVLDTDAFEVFKLNGLFNQDYAKSFRTNILEKGGTEEPMVLYKNFRGDAPSVKPLLRKRGLDQVK
- a CDS encoding DEAD/DEAH box helicase encodes the protein MQLKKINPSLQKALIENDFIEANELQQETFSTIKSGVDAVIQAPNGSGKTTTILMNVIQKMDKPVGESTRALILVQDKEKVLEAVEMFKRLNHYNRLRVIGVHEKGDIDYDKNQISVGMDVLIGTPIRINEMFSSAGFNMTTIKMFVVDDVDEMLRKREDAIILRLSMSAEKTQRLFFCSQITERVEILADKIMIEPLFFEMEE
- a CDS encoding sigma-54-dependent transcriptional regulator; the encoded protein is MPKILVIEDEAAIRRVLVKILSEENDSYKVEEAEDGLQGVEKVKNEDYDLILCDIKMPKMDGVEVLEAVKKIKPEIPMVMISGHGDLETAINTMRLGAFDYISKPPDLNRLLNTVRNALDKKQLVVENKILKKKVSKNYEMIGNSEAINHIKTMIDKVAPTDARVLITGPNGTGKELVAHQLHEKSERSAAPIIEVNCAAIPSELIESELFGHVKGAFTSAVKDRAGKFEAADGGTIFLDEIGDMSLPAQAKVLRALQENLIQRVGADKDIKVNVRVVAATNKDLKKEIEEGRFREDLYHRLAVILIKVPALNDRREDIPELIEHFAAKIASEQGTSPKSFSKSAIKLLQEYDWTGNIRELRNVVERLIILGGNEISEQDVKLFASK